One Anas platyrhynchos isolate ZD024472 breed Pekin duck chromosome 2, IASCAAS_PekinDuck_T2T, whole genome shotgun sequence DNA segment encodes these proteins:
- the LOC119716020 gene encoding feather keratin 2-like, producing the protein MSCYDICRPCGPTPLANSCNEPCVRQCEDSHVVIQPPAVLVTLPGPILSSFPQNTAVGSSASAAVGSNLSSQGVPISGGGFGGFGLGGLGCISGGRACYPC; encoded by the coding sequence ATGTCCTGCTACGACATCTGCCGCCCCTGCGGACCCACCCCGCTGGCTAAcagctgcaacgagccctgTGTCAGGCAGTGCGAGGACTCCCACGTCGTCATCCAGCCTCCTGCCGTGCTGGTCACCCTGCCAggacccatcctcagctccttcccccagaacacCGCCGTTGGATCCTCCGCATCAGCTGCCGTGGGCAGCAACCTCAGCTCCCAGGGAGTGCCCATCTCTGGAGGCGGCTTCGGAGGCTTTGGCCTGGGaggcctgggctgcatctctgGCGGAAGAGCCTGCTACCCCTGCTAA
- the LOC119716165 gene encoding feather beta keratin-like, whose amino-acid sequence MLSRAEALSPCGHSRSSIKAGPASHTLTHSFQRLLLCDQQGTLYTTDMSCYNLCNPCGPTPLANSCNEPCVRQCEDSHVAIQPSTVVVTLPGPILSSFPQNTAVGSSASAAVGSNLSAQGVPISGGGFGGFGLGGLGGYGLGGLGCFSGRRACYPC is encoded by the exons ATGTTGTCACGTGCAGAGGCTCTCTCGCCCTGCGGGCACTCAAGGAGCAGCATAAAAGCCGGCCCTGCATCTCACACCCTCACACACTCCTTTCAACGCCTTCTCCTCTGCGACCAACAAG GCACCCTCTACACCACAGATATGTCCTGCTATAACCTCTGCAACCCCTGTGGACCCACCCCGCTGGCTAAcagctgcaacgagccctgTGTCAGGCAGTGCGAGGACTCCCACGTCGCCATCCAGCCTTCCACCGTGGTGGTCACCCTGCCAggacccatcctcagctccttcccccagaacacCGCCGTTGGATCCTCCGCATCAGCTGCCGTGGGCAGCAACCTCAGCGCCCAGGGAGTGCCCATCTCTGGAGGCGGCTTCGGAGGCTTTGGCCTGGGAGGCTTGGGAGGCTATGGCTTGGGAGGCCTGGGCTGCTTCTCTGGCAGAAGAGCCTGCTACCCCTGCTAA
- the LOC119716019 gene encoding feather keratin 1-like, producing the protein MSCYDICRPCGPTPLANSCNEPCVRQCEDSHVVIQPPTVLVTLPGPILSSFPQNTAVGSSASAAVGSNLSAQGVPISSGGFGGFGLGGLGCISGGRACYPC; encoded by the coding sequence ATGTCCTGCTACGACATCTGCCGCCCCTGCGGACCCACCCCGCTGGCTAAcagctgcaacgagccctgTGTCAGGCAGTGCGAGGACTCCCACGTTGTCATCCAGCCTCCTACCGTGCTGGTCACCCTGCCAggacccatcctcagctccttcccccagaacacCGCCGTTGGATCCTCCGCATCAGCTGCCGTGGGCAGCAACCTCAGCGCCCAGGGAGTGCCCATCTCCTCCGGTGGCTTCGGAGGCTTTGGCCTGGGaggcctgggctgcatctctgGTGGAAGAGCCTGCTACCCCTGCTAA